From Streptomyces sp. NBC_00775, one genomic window encodes:
- a CDS encoding serine hydrolase domain-containing protein: MPSLADATHTGRKGGGQLSAPRLRVDTPERAGLDPGELRQLVREVRALTRGANPWAAGVVLVAGRGPVIAVEEAAGWAVRYASYDEAADKGVELPPGARVPMTVHTPCDLASLTKLFTAVTAVQQLERGTLGIDARVGAYLPEFRAAAAYDITVRQLLTHTSGLRPELPLYDCPDDAARLMMLRAEPPTSEPGEYMYSDLNPLLLQYVLERVTGRALDVLVRDGITRPLGMTATGFGPCPGAAATEDQRRPWAKVDRGMLRGVVHDENAWALGGVAGHAGLFSTARDLAVFCRTLLAGGSYGPARILGPDFVELLLTPPGLGFALDQPWFMGALAGRGAAGHTGFTGTSLVLDPATDTFLVLLANTVHPRRRTADNKPRASAATRLARAVRGA; encoded by the coding sequence GTGCCGTCCCTGGCAGACGCGACGCACACCGGACGGAAAGGCGGCGGACAGCTGAGCGCACCGAGACTGCGCGTCGACACACCCGAACGGGCCGGGCTCGACCCCGGAGAACTGCGTCAGCTCGTACGAGAGGTACGCGCCCTCACGCGCGGGGCGAACCCCTGGGCGGCGGGCGTGGTGCTGGTCGCGGGGCGCGGCCCGGTGATCGCCGTCGAGGAGGCGGCGGGGTGGGCGGTGCGGTACGCGTCCTACGACGAGGCGGCGGACAAGGGCGTCGAACTCCCGCCGGGGGCACGGGTTCCCATGACCGTCCACACGCCCTGCGACCTGGCCTCCCTCACCAAGCTGTTCACGGCGGTCACCGCGGTGCAGCAGCTGGAGCGCGGCACGCTGGGCATCGACGCGCGGGTCGGCGCGTATCTTCCGGAGTTCCGCGCGGCCGCCGCGTACGACATCACCGTACGACAGCTGCTCACCCACACCTCCGGGCTGCGCCCCGAACTCCCGCTGTACGACTGCCCGGACGACGCGGCGCGGCTCATGATGCTCCGGGCCGAGCCCCCGACGTCCGAACCGGGCGAGTACATGTACTCCGACCTCAACCCGCTCCTCCTCCAGTACGTGCTGGAGCGCGTCACCGGGCGCGCGCTCGACGTCCTCGTCCGGGACGGCATCACCCGGCCGCTCGGCATGACGGCCACCGGGTTCGGGCCCTGCCCGGGCGCGGCGGCCACCGAGGATCAGCGGCGGCCGTGGGCCAAGGTGGACCGCGGGATGCTGCGGGGCGTGGTCCACGACGAGAACGCGTGGGCGCTCGGCGGAGTGGCGGGCCACGCGGGCCTCTTCTCCACCGCCCGCGACCTGGCGGTCTTCTGCCGCACCCTCCTGGCCGGCGGCTCCTACGGCCCCGCCCGCATCCTCGGCCCCGACTTCGTCGAACTCCTCCTCACCCCACCCGGCCTCGGCTTCGCCCTCGACCAGCCCTGGTTCATGGGGGCGCTCGCGGGGCGCGGTGCGGCCGGCCATACGGGCTTCACGGGTACGTCGCTGGTGCTGGACCCGGCGACGGACACGTTTCTGGTGCTGCTCGCCAACACCGTCCACCCCAGACGCCGCACTGCTGACAACAAGCCGCGCGCGTCTGCGGCGACGCGACTGGCTCGCGCGGTACGGGGCGCCTGA